The Cucumis melo cultivar AY chromosome 6, USDA_Cmelo_AY_1.0, whole genome shotgun sequence genome includes a region encoding these proteins:
- the LOC103483995 gene encoding mitochondrial intermediate peptidase, mitochondrial isoform X3, whose product MNIFIAVKKAEHETHLLTREAHMAAHYLRVDFERAGIHLSADKLDRVNQLNIEISQLCQEFKENIVIDPGYVDIFPPLRMPNNLYHLAKPIYRSNELLGSRSSKEENGFRLMTDSDSLSSILQFTSDDEVRKMAYVKGNSSPRANLGVLDKLIATRHSLAQILGYRSFAEFAVTPNLASSPAVVMSFLQELSKVVRSRADEVLQFLCRDVSIPICKEFNQIREFKLKKCMNKFEDLEPWDEAYYTSMMKSTAYNLDSSAIASYFPLSQCIEGLKTLVKSLFGASFYNIPLAPGESWHPDVLKLSLQHPEEGELGFLYLDLYSRKGKYPGCAHFAIKGGRKVSETEYQLPVVALVCNFSSSNDRSNVRLNHSEVETLFHEFGHALHSLLSRTEYQHFSGTRVVLDLAETPSNLFEYYASDYRVLKTFAKHYSTGEIIPEKLVKSMQGAKMMFAATELQRQILYALIDQTLFGEKLTSERGTASVVADLKRQYTSWKHVDGTHWQSQFCHLLTYGAGYYTYLYAKCFAATIWEKLCKEDPLSRETGNALRTKFLEHGGSKEPVDLLTDLVGDGIIRYREGGVIPDITSLCKEMGLTKNL is encoded by the exons ATGAATATTTTCAT TGCTGTAAAAAAAGCGGAGCATGAAACTCATCTACTTACACGGGAAGCTCACATGGCTGCCCATTACCTCCGTGTTGACTTTGAAAGGGCTGGAATTCATCTTTCTGCTG ATAAACTAGATCGAGTAAATCAGCTGAATATAGAGATTTCTCAGCTTTGTCAGGA GTTCAAAGAAAATATCGTCATTGACCCAGGCTATGTGGATATATTTCCACCATTGCGTATGCCAAACAACTTGTACCATCTTGCTAAGCCCATATATCGGTCAAATGAATTGTTAGGGTCAAGAAGTAGCAAGGAGGAAAATGGATTTAGGTTAATGACTGATTCAGATTCTCTATCTTCTATTCTGCAGTTCACATCAGATGATGAG GTTAGAAAAATGGCTTATGTCAAGGGAAATTCAAGTCCTCGTGCTAACCTTGGTGTTCTTGATAAGCTTATTGCCACTCGCCACTCTCTAGCTCAG ATATTGGGGTATAGATCTTTTGCAGAATTTGCAGTAACGCCTAACTTGGCTTCATCTCCAGCTGTGGTAATGTCCTTTTTGCAAGAGTTGAGCAAAGTGGTCCGTTCTAGAGCAGATGAGGTACTACAGTTTTTGTGTCGAGATGTCAGTATTCCAATTTGCAAG GAGTTCAATCAAATCAGGGAATTCAAGTTAAAGAAGTGTATGAATAAGTTCGAAGATTTAGAACCATGGGATGAGGCTTACTATACATCAATGATGAAATCTACTGCATATAATTTGGATTCGTCG GCCATAGCATCATATTTTCCTCTATCACAGTGCATTGAGGGTTTGAAAACTCTTGTGAAGTCGTTGTTTGGGGCATCATTTTATAATATTCCCCTGGCACCAGGTGAATCATGGCATCCTGATGTGCTTAAATTGTCTCTTCAACACCCTGAAGAG GGTGAGTTGGGATTTTTATATCTGGATTTGTActcaagaaaaggaaaatatcCAGGTTGTGCTCATTTTGCAATTAAGGGAGGCCGCAAGGTTTCTGAAACGGAATACCAACTTCCT GTTGTAGCTCTTGTTTGCAATTTTTCCAGTTCAAATGATCGATCAAATGTGAGGCTTAATCATTCAGAAGTAGAAACTCTTTTCCATGAATTTGGGCATGCTCTTCATTCACTGCTTTCAAGAACG GAATATCAACATTTTTCAGGTACAAGAGTGGTTCTAGATCTAGCAGAGACACCATCAAACCTATTTGA GTACTATGCATCAGATTATCGTGTTTTGAAAACGTTTGCCAAACACTATTCAACTGGTGAGATAATTCCCGAAAAGCTTGTAAAGTCCATGCAGGGTGCCAAAATGATGTTTGCAGCTACTGAACTGCAGCGTCAG ATTCTTTATGCTCTAATTGATCAAACACTGTTTGGAGAAAAGTTAACTTCAGAGAGAGGTACTGCTTCTGTTGTTGCTGATCTAAAAAGACAGTATACCAGTTGGAAGCACGTGGATGGCACTCATTGGCAGTCCCAATTTTGTCACCTGCTGACTTATGGTGCAG GTTACTACACCTACCTATATGCTAAATGTTTTGCTGCAACCATATGGGAGAAACTTTGTAAGGAGGATCCTCTTTCAAGGGAAACAGGAAATGCCTTGAGAACAAAATTTTTAGAACATGGCGGCTCAAAAGAACCTGTTGATTTATTAACTGATCTCGTGGGAGATGGGATTATAAGGTATAGGGAAGGAGGAGTAATTCCTGACATAACCAGTCTTTGCAAGGAAATGGGCCTAACTAAAAACTTGTAG
- the LOC103483997 gene encoding protein EXORDIUM-like 3, producing MGPSLVPPTVISLVAALSLFLLLLSPAAAWRPWPHLAKSNVSDDPLVGDSKKYEGSSEFVHLKYHMGPVLTANITVHIIWYGTWQRNQKKIIREFINSISAHDSKSPSVSGWWRTVQLYTDQTGANISRTVRLGEEKNDRFYSHGKSLTRLSIQSVIKSAVTAKSRPLPINAKNGLYLLLTSDDVYVENFCGQVCGFHYFTFPSIVGYTLPYAWVGNSEKLCPGVCAYPFAVPSYIPGLKAMKSPNGDVGVDGMISVIAHEVAELASNPLVNAWYAGGDPIAPVEIADLCEGIYGTGGGGSYTGQLMDGRDGATYNMNGIRRRYLVQWVWNHVVNYCTGPNALDQ from the coding sequence ATGGGGCCTTCACTCGTTCCCCCCACCGTCATCTCCCTCGTAGCTGCCCTCTCCCTCTTCCTTCTCCTCCTCTCTCCGGCCGCCGCATGGCGTCCTTGGCCTCACCTCGCCAAATCCAACGTCTCCGATGACCCCCTCGTTGGCGACTCCAAAAAATACGAGGGCTCCTCGGAGTTCGTCCATTTGAAGTACCACATGGGTCCTGTTCTCACCGCTAATATAACCGTTCACATTATCTGGTACGGCACGTGGCAGAGAAATCAGAAGAAAATCATTCGAGAGTTCATCAACTCCATCTCTGCCCACGATTCCAAATCCCCTTCTGTCTCTGGCTGGTGGCGGACTGTTCAACTCTACACCGACCAGACCGGAGCCAACATTTCCAGGACAGTCCGGCTTGGAGAAGAGAAGAATGACCGGTTTTACTCCCATGGGAAATCGTTGACTCGGCTTTCCATTCAGTCGGTGATTAAAAGCGCTGTGACGGCGAAATCCCGGCCTTTGCCGATAAATGCCAAGAACGGATTGTACCTTTTACTGACTTCCGATGACGTTTATGTAGAGAATTTCTGTGGACAGGTTTGTGGGTTTCATTACTTCACGTTCCCTTCCATTGTAGGATATACACTGCCCTACGCTTGGGTTGGGAACTCGGAGAAACTCTGTCCCGGTGTCTGTGCTTACCCGTTCGCCGTGCCGAGTTACATTCCGGGGCTGAAGGCGATGAAATCGCCGAACGGTGACGTTGGAGTGGACGGAATGATCAGTGTGATAGCTCATGAAGTGGCGGAGTTGGCGTCGAACCCACTCGTGAACGCTTGGTACGCCGGCGGAGACCCGATTGCGCCGGTGGAGATAGCCGATCTTTGCGAAGGGATATACGGGACCGGAGGAGGTGGGTCCTACACAGGGCAGTTGATGGACGGTCGTGATGGGGCCACGTACAACATGAATGGGATCAGACGTAGGTATTTGGTCCAGTGGGTTTGGAACCATGTGGTAAATTACTGTACTGGCCCTAATGCATTGGACCAGTAG
- the LOC103483994 gene encoding NADPH-dependent aldehyde reductase 1, chloroplastic-like, giving the protein MLALISRFCSYPNIRPLVIPCCLLGGFCGADFTGCSCRSNTNSSIVSRRCWVRSMASEGQQQFPPQKQQAQPGKEHAMDPTPQFTSPDYNPANKLQGKVALVTGGDSGIGRAVCYCFALEGATVAFTYVKGQEDKDAKDTIEMIKKATKSSAVKDPLAIPADLGFDENCKRVVDEVVKAYGRIDILINNAAVQYKSSFVEDIDEERLLRVFRTNIFSYFFTTRHALKHMKEGSSIINTTSVNAYKGNAKLLDYTSTKGAIVAFTRGLALQLADKGIRVNGVAPGPIWTPLIPASFEEEETASFGSQVPMKRAGQPIEVAPSYVFLACNADSSYITGQVLHPNGGTVVNA; this is encoded by the exons ATGCTTGCTTTAATTTCTAGGTTCTGTTCATACCCCAATATTCGACCTCTAGTTATTCCTTGTTGTTTGTTGGGTGGGTTTTGTGGTGCTGACTTTACAGGTTGCAGCTGTAGAAGTAATACTAATAGTTCCATTGTTAGTCGACGTTGTTGGGTGAGAAGTATGGCGTCTGAAGGCCAACAACAGTTTCCTCCTCAGAAGCAACAAGCTCAACCTGGCAAAGAGCATGCCATGGATCCAACTCCTCAGTTCACTTCACCTGATTACAACCCTGCCAATAAGCTTCAG GGGAAGGTGGCGCTAGTGACGGGCGGGGACTCAGGCATAGGACGGGCAGTTTGTTACTGTTTTGCCTTAGAAGGCGCAACCGTGGCCTTCACCTACGTCAAGGGTCAGGAGGACAAAGATGCCAAAGACACCATTGAAATGATAAAGAAGGCGACCAAATCCAGCGCAGTCAAGGACCCATTAGCCATACCGGCGGACTTGGGGTTCGATGAAAACTGCAAGAGAGTGGTAGATGAGGTGGTCAAAGCCTACGGTCGAATCGACATTTTGATTAACAACGCTGCCGTGCAGTACAAATCCTCCTTTGTTGAAGACATCGACGAGGAAAGACTCCTCAGAGTGTTTCGGACCAACATTTTCTCCTACTTCTTCACCACCAG GCATGCATTGAAGCACATGAAAGAAGGGAGCTCCATAATCAATACGACCTCGGTGAATGCCTATAAAGGCAATGCTAAACTGCTTGATTACACTTCCACAAAGGGAGCCATTGTGGCGTTTACTAGAGGCCTGGCGCTGCAGTTAGCTGACAAAGGGATAAGGGTTAATGGCGTGGCGCCGGGGCCGATATGGACGCCGTTGATTCCAGCCTCCTTTGAGGAGGAAGAGACGGCTAGTTTTGGGTCTCAGGTTCCAATGAAGCGAGCTGGGCAGCCCATTGAGGTGGCTCCTTCGTATGTATTCCTTGCCTGTAATGCCGATTCCTCTTATATTACTGGCCAAGTCCTCCACCCAAATG GTGGGACTGTAGTGAATGCTTGA
- the LOC103483995 gene encoding mitochondrial intermediate peptidase, mitochondrial isoform X1, which yields MSSLVRKTTGKLTSGLVLKSSYWNCSRFRSIHAPASAPQKGAATGLYGFDHLKSPQGFRRFVDEAIERSGELVTFISSMPSSAEVIQAMDEISNSVCSVFDSAELCRQTHPDREFVEEANNAAMRMNEYFHFLNTNHTLYSAVKKAEHETHLLTREAHMAAHYLRVDFERAGIHLSADKLDRVNQLNIEISQLCQEFKENIVIDPGYVDIFPPLRMPNNLYHLAKPIYRSNELLGSRSSKEENGFRLMTDSDSLSSILQFTSDDEVRKMAYVKGNSSPRANLGVLDKLIATRHSLAQILGYRSFAEFAVTPNLASSPAVVMSFLQELSKVVRSRADEEFNQIREFKLKKCMNKFEDLEPWDEAYYTSMMKSTAYNLDSSAIASYFPLSQCIEGLKTLVKSLFGASFYNIPLAPGESWHPDVLKLSLQHPEEGELGFLYLDLYSRKGKYPGCAHFAIKGGRKVSETEYQLPVVALVCNFSSSNDRSNVRLNHSEVETLFHEFGHALHSLLSRTEYQHFSGTRVVLDLAETPSNLFEYYASDYRVLKTFAKHYSTGEIIPEKLVKSMQGAKMMFAATELQRQILYALIDQTLFGEKLTSERGTASVVADLKRQYTSWKHVDGTHWQSQFCHLLTYGAGYYTYLYAKCFAATIWEKLCKEDPLSRETGNALRTKFLEHGGSKEPVDLLTDLVGDGIIRYREGGVIPDITSLCKEMGLTKNL from the exons ATGTCGAGCCTCGTCCGCAAAACCACCGGGAAACTCACTTCCGGTCTAGTTCTAAAATCATCCTACTGGAACTGCTCTAGGTTCCGTTCGATTCACGCCCCAGCCTCAGCTCCACAGAAAGGTGCTGCAACCGGACTCTATGGTTTTGACCACCTCAAGTCGCCTCAAGGTTTCCGACGTTTCGTCGATGAAGCAATTGAGAG GTCTGGCGAGCTTGTTACTTTCATTTCCAGCATGCCTTCTTCAGCAGAAGTTATCCAAGCAATGGATGAAATTTCCAACAGT GTCTGCTCTGTTTTTGATTCTGCAGAACTTTGTAGGCAAACTCATCCAGACAG GGAATTTGTGGAGGAGGCAAACAATGCAGCTATGAGAATGAATGAATATTTTCAT TTTCTCAATACAAATCATACTTTGTATAGTGCTGTAAAAAAAGCGGAGCATGAAACTCATCTACTTACACGGGAAGCTCACATGGCTGCCCATTACCTCCGTGTTGACTTTGAAAGGGCTGGAATTCATCTTTCTGCTG ATAAACTAGATCGAGTAAATCAGCTGAATATAGAGATTTCTCAGCTTTGTCAGGA GTTCAAAGAAAATATCGTCATTGACCCAGGCTATGTGGATATATTTCCACCATTGCGTATGCCAAACAACTTGTACCATCTTGCTAAGCCCATATATCGGTCAAATGAATTGTTAGGGTCAAGAAGTAGCAAGGAGGAAAATGGATTTAGGTTAATGACTGATTCAGATTCTCTATCTTCTATTCTGCAGTTCACATCAGATGATGAG GTTAGAAAAATGGCTTATGTCAAGGGAAATTCAAGTCCTCGTGCTAACCTTGGTGTTCTTGATAAGCTTATTGCCACTCGCCACTCTCTAGCTCAG ATATTGGGGTATAGATCTTTTGCAGAATTTGCAGTAACGCCTAACTTGGCTTCATCTCCAGCTGTGGTAATGTCCTTTTTGCAAGAGTTGAGCAAAGTGGTCCGTTCTAGAGCAGATGAG GAGTTCAATCAAATCAGGGAATTCAAGTTAAAGAAGTGTATGAATAAGTTCGAAGATTTAGAACCATGGGATGAGGCTTACTATACATCAATGATGAAATCTACTGCATATAATTTGGATTCGTCG GCCATAGCATCATATTTTCCTCTATCACAGTGCATTGAGGGTTTGAAAACTCTTGTGAAGTCGTTGTTTGGGGCATCATTTTATAATATTCCCCTGGCACCAGGTGAATCATGGCATCCTGATGTGCTTAAATTGTCTCTTCAACACCCTGAAGAG GGTGAGTTGGGATTTTTATATCTGGATTTGTActcaagaaaaggaaaatatcCAGGTTGTGCTCATTTTGCAATTAAGGGAGGCCGCAAGGTTTCTGAAACGGAATACCAACTTCCT GTTGTAGCTCTTGTTTGCAATTTTTCCAGTTCAAATGATCGATCAAATGTGAGGCTTAATCATTCAGAAGTAGAAACTCTTTTCCATGAATTTGGGCATGCTCTTCATTCACTGCTTTCAAGAACG GAATATCAACATTTTTCAGGTACAAGAGTGGTTCTAGATCTAGCAGAGACACCATCAAACCTATTTGA GTACTATGCATCAGATTATCGTGTTTTGAAAACGTTTGCCAAACACTATTCAACTGGTGAGATAATTCCCGAAAAGCTTGTAAAGTCCATGCAGGGTGCCAAAATGATGTTTGCAGCTACTGAACTGCAGCGTCAG ATTCTTTATGCTCTAATTGATCAAACACTGTTTGGAGAAAAGTTAACTTCAGAGAGAGGTACTGCTTCTGTTGTTGCTGATCTAAAAAGACAGTATACCAGTTGGAAGCACGTGGATGGCACTCATTGGCAGTCCCAATTTTGTCACCTGCTGACTTATGGTGCAG GTTACTACACCTACCTATATGCTAAATGTTTTGCTGCAACCATATGGGAGAAACTTTGTAAGGAGGATCCTCTTTCAAGGGAAACAGGAAATGCCTTGAGAACAAAATTTTTAGAACATGGCGGCTCAAAAGAACCTGTTGATTTATTAACTGATCTCGTGGGAGATGGGATTATAAGGTATAGGGAAGGAGGAGTAATTCCTGACATAACCAGTCTTTGCAAGGAAATGGGCCTAACTAAAAACTTGTAG
- the LOC103483998 gene encoding UDP-glucuronate 4-epimerase 2-like has translation MDKSPYLHRPRFLTRTKLLAFWTLMFLLFLLFLFPKSPPLSPDSTRRVLQGTTLWENRIRLSARSHSRRVLVTGAAGFVGFHVSLALNRRGDGVIGIDNFNSYYETSLKRSRAAILDRSGVFVVEGDINDSALLIKLFELVKFTHVMHLAAQAGVRYAMKNPSSYVQSNIAGLVSVLEVCKSANPQPAIIWASSSSVYGLNSRVPFSEKDRTDQPASLYAATKKAGEEIAHTYNHIYGLSITGLRFFTVYGPWGRPDMAYFFFTKDILKRKTIRVFEGADQKSVARDFTYIDDIVKGCLGALDTAEKSTGSGGRKKGKAQLRVFNLGNTSPVTVSELVDNLEKLLNMKAKRLVLPMPMNGDVPFTHANISLAQKELGYKPTTDLKTGLKEFVDWYRLYYSNSRKKIVL, from the coding sequence ATGGACAAATCTCCATATCTTCATCGTCCCCGTTTCCTCACAAGAACTAAGCTTCTCGCTTTTTGGACTCTCATGTTTCTCCTTTTCTTACTCTTCCTCTTCCCTAAATCACCTCCTCTCTCCCCCGATTCCACTCGCCGGGTCCTTCAAGGCACTACCCTTTGGGAGAATCGGATCCGCCTCTCCGCCCGCTCCCATTCTCGTCGAGTTTTGGTCACCGGCGCCGCCGGATTCGTCGGCTTTCATGTCTCCTTGGCACTCAATCGCCGCGGCGATGGAGTCATTGGCATTGACAATTTCAATTCCTATTACGAAACCTCTCTCAAGCGCTCACGCGCCGCCATTCTCGACCGTTCCGGCGTCTTCGTCGTCGAGGGTGACATCAACGACAGCGCTCTACTTATTAAGCTTTTCGAATTGGTTAAATTCACTCACGTAATGCACCTCGCGGCTCAAGCGGGTGTTCGATATGCGATGAAAAATCCCAGTTCGTATGTGCAAAGCAATATTGCGGGATTGGTGAGTGTTCTCGAGGTTTGTAAATCGGCTAATCCGCAGCCGGCTATTATATGGGCGTCTTCTAGCTCGGTTTATGGGCTCAATTCTCGAGTACCCTTTTCGGAGAAGGATCGAACGGATCAACCCGCGAGTTTATATGCTGCGACTAAGAAGGCTGGTGAGGAAATTGCACATACTTATAATCATATTTATGGCCTTTCCATTACTGGGTTGAGATTCTTTACGGTTTATGGTCCTTGGGGTCGACCGGATATGGCGTATTTCTTTTTTACTAAGGATATTCTGAAAAGGAAGACGATTAGGGTTTTTGAAGGGGCGGATCAGAAATCTGTGGCGAGGGATTTTACTTACATTGACGATATTGTGAAGGGTTGTTTAGGTGCGTTGGATACGGCGGAGAAGAGCACCGGGAGCGGCGGAAGGAAGAAGGGGAAGGCTCAATTGCGGGTGTTTAATCTTGGGAATACTTCTCCGGTGACTGTCAGTGAGCTTGTGGACAATTTAGAGAAGTTGCTGAACATGAAGGCTAAGAGATTGGTGTTGCCAATGCCCATGAATGGTGATGTTCCTTTCACTCATGCCAACATTTCCCTGGCTCAGAAGGAGCTTGGTTACAAACCCACCACGGATTTGAAGACAGGTCTGAAAGAGTTTGTGGATTGGTATCGTCTTTATTATTCAAATTCTAGGAAGAAGATTGTTTTGTAG
- the LOC103483996 gene encoding protein LPA2 produces MALQILHHSPSSFTKKPYHLPNPSLHFSSKPKFIIKSQNPSESEKPISKIVDDAPIATSSKPSTSSPQGFGSSSPQSTSTSKSTPKSVKQKGKRQRASIIRRSPVEKPVFVGEVDEQVAKEQSRNESYFLLTWLGLGVVILVEGIVLAASGFLPEEWDRLFVKYLYPSFTPTVSLFVAGTVAYGVLKYLQNEKIKDEKS; encoded by the exons ATGGCGCTACAAATACTCCATCATTCTCCCTCTTCTTTCACCAAAAAACCCTATCATCTTCCCAACCCATCTCTCCATTTCTCTTCTAAACCTAAATTCATCATCAAATCTCAGAACCCGTCTGAATCTGAGAAACCCATTTCCAAAATTGTTGATGATGCTCCAATTGCGACTTCCTCCAAGCCATCTACCTCATCGCCTCAAGGTTTCGGCTCTTCATCGCCTCAATCGACGTCCACGAGCAAATCAACTCCAAAGTCTGTGAAGCAGAAGGGTAAGCGTCAAAGGGCATCCATTATTCGGCGCTCTCCTGTGGAGAAACCGGTGTTTGTTGGAGAAGTTGATGAACAGGTTGCTAAGGAACAGAGCAGGAACGAGAGCTATTTTCTTCTTACTTGGTTGGGTCTTGGTGTTGTGATTCTCGTCGAGGGGATTGTGCTTGCAGCATCTG GTTTCTTACCAGAAGAGTGGGACAGGCTCTTCGTCAAATATTTGTATCCTTCCTTCACACCAACCGTCTCTCTGTTTGTTGCTGGAACTGTTGCATACGGAGTTTTGAAGTATCTTCAGAATGagaaaataaaagatgaaaaatcaTAA
- the LOC103483995 gene encoding mitochondrial intermediate peptidase, mitochondrial isoform X2, whose product MRMNEYFHFLNTNHTLYSAVKKAEHETHLLTREAHMAAHYLRVDFERAGIHLSADKLDRVNQLNIEISQLCQEFKENIVIDPGYVDIFPPLRMPNNLYHLAKPIYRSNELLGSRSSKEENGFRLMTDSDSLSSILQFTSDDEVRKMAYVKGNSSPRANLGVLDKLIATRHSLAQILGYRSFAEFAVTPNLASSPAVVMSFLQELSKVVRSRADEVLQFLCRDVSIPICKEFNQIREFKLKKCMNKFEDLEPWDEAYYTSMMKSTAYNLDSSAIASYFPLSQCIEGLKTLVKSLFGASFYNIPLAPGESWHPDVLKLSLQHPEEGELGFLYLDLYSRKGKYPGCAHFAIKGGRKVSETEYQLPVVALVCNFSSSNDRSNVRLNHSEVETLFHEFGHALHSLLSRTEYQHFSGTRVVLDLAETPSNLFEYYASDYRVLKTFAKHYSTGEIIPEKLVKSMQGAKMMFAATELQRQILYALIDQTLFGEKLTSERGTASVVADLKRQYTSWKHVDGTHWQSQFCHLLTYGAGYYTYLYAKCFAATIWEKLCKEDPLSRETGNALRTKFLEHGGSKEPVDLLTDLVGDGIIRYREGGVIPDITSLCKEMGLTKNL is encoded by the exons ATGAGAATGAATGAATATTTTCAT TTTCTCAATACAAATCATACTTTGTATAGTGCTGTAAAAAAAGCGGAGCATGAAACTCATCTACTTACACGGGAAGCTCACATGGCTGCCCATTACCTCCGTGTTGACTTTGAAAGGGCTGGAATTCATCTTTCTGCTG ATAAACTAGATCGAGTAAATCAGCTGAATATAGAGATTTCTCAGCTTTGTCAGGA GTTCAAAGAAAATATCGTCATTGACCCAGGCTATGTGGATATATTTCCACCATTGCGTATGCCAAACAACTTGTACCATCTTGCTAAGCCCATATATCGGTCAAATGAATTGTTAGGGTCAAGAAGTAGCAAGGAGGAAAATGGATTTAGGTTAATGACTGATTCAGATTCTCTATCTTCTATTCTGCAGTTCACATCAGATGATGAG GTTAGAAAAATGGCTTATGTCAAGGGAAATTCAAGTCCTCGTGCTAACCTTGGTGTTCTTGATAAGCTTATTGCCACTCGCCACTCTCTAGCTCAG ATATTGGGGTATAGATCTTTTGCAGAATTTGCAGTAACGCCTAACTTGGCTTCATCTCCAGCTGTGGTAATGTCCTTTTTGCAAGAGTTGAGCAAAGTGGTCCGTTCTAGAGCAGATGAGGTACTACAGTTTTTGTGTCGAGATGTCAGTATTCCAATTTGCAAG GAGTTCAATCAAATCAGGGAATTCAAGTTAAAGAAGTGTATGAATAAGTTCGAAGATTTAGAACCATGGGATGAGGCTTACTATACATCAATGATGAAATCTACTGCATATAATTTGGATTCGTCG GCCATAGCATCATATTTTCCTCTATCACAGTGCATTGAGGGTTTGAAAACTCTTGTGAAGTCGTTGTTTGGGGCATCATTTTATAATATTCCCCTGGCACCAGGTGAATCATGGCATCCTGATGTGCTTAAATTGTCTCTTCAACACCCTGAAGAG GGTGAGTTGGGATTTTTATATCTGGATTTGTActcaagaaaaggaaaatatcCAGGTTGTGCTCATTTTGCAATTAAGGGAGGCCGCAAGGTTTCTGAAACGGAATACCAACTTCCT GTTGTAGCTCTTGTTTGCAATTTTTCCAGTTCAAATGATCGATCAAATGTGAGGCTTAATCATTCAGAAGTAGAAACTCTTTTCCATGAATTTGGGCATGCTCTTCATTCACTGCTTTCAAGAACG GAATATCAACATTTTTCAGGTACAAGAGTGGTTCTAGATCTAGCAGAGACACCATCAAACCTATTTGA GTACTATGCATCAGATTATCGTGTTTTGAAAACGTTTGCCAAACACTATTCAACTGGTGAGATAATTCCCGAAAAGCTTGTAAAGTCCATGCAGGGTGCCAAAATGATGTTTGCAGCTACTGAACTGCAGCGTCAG ATTCTTTATGCTCTAATTGATCAAACACTGTTTGGAGAAAAGTTAACTTCAGAGAGAGGTACTGCTTCTGTTGTTGCTGATCTAAAAAGACAGTATACCAGTTGGAAGCACGTGGATGGCACTCATTGGCAGTCCCAATTTTGTCACCTGCTGACTTATGGTGCAG GTTACTACACCTACCTATATGCTAAATGTTTTGCTGCAACCATATGGGAGAAACTTTGTAAGGAGGATCCTCTTTCAAGGGAAACAGGAAATGCCTTGAGAACAAAATTTTTAGAACATGGCGGCTCAAAAGAACCTGTTGATTTATTAACTGATCTCGTGGGAGATGGGATTATAAGGTATAGGGAAGGAGGAGTAATTCCTGACATAACCAGTCTTTGCAAGGAAATGGGCCTAACTAAAAACTTGTAG